From Sporosarcina sp. 6E9, a single genomic window includes:
- a CDS encoding iron ABC transporter permease gives MVSNWTKRRDMWSYITLGIIVLYALLLVFPLFALLRQSFTVDEAGNFSLEYFYKFFGKKYYYGALFNSFKVTIAVTIASVLIATPLAYIMTTFKMKGKIYLQIIILISSMAPPFIGAYSWILLLGRNGVVTNFMSDIFRINTPDIYGFTGILVVLTLQLTPLVYMFLMGAFKSIDNSLLEAAQSMGYTGIKKIMKVVMPLIIPTLLAGALMVFMRALADFGTPMLIGEGFQTLPVLIFNEFISEMGGNDGFAAAISVIVIVIALTVFLIQKFISNKQSFSMSSLHPIREKQEKGWRNILGHLYVYGFLALAFLPQLYVVYTAFLKTSGRIFVKGYSLDSFRMAFSRVGDAIYNTFMLGLIAMVFVVIIAVLIGYVTVRKRNAASNGLDIISMVPYIVPGSVMGIALLLAFNSKPLMLSGTAAIMIISFVIRRLPYTIRSSAAIVHQISPSVEEAAASLGASKMKTFIKITLPMMLPGVISGAILSWVTIISELSTSIILYTGRTKTMTVAIYTEVIRGNYGIAAALSTILMVITVFSLLLFFKLTGKKEVAI, from the coding sequence ATGGTTTCTAATTGGACTAAGAGAAGAGACATGTGGTCGTACATCACATTAGGAATAATTGTATTGTATGCCCTTCTTCTAGTTTTTCCTTTGTTTGCTCTTTTGAGACAGAGCTTTACAGTTGATGAAGCGGGAAACTTTTCACTAGAATATTTTTATAAATTTTTCGGGAAGAAATATTATTATGGTGCTCTTTTTAATAGTTTTAAAGTCACGATAGCTGTAACAATTGCATCTGTTCTTATCGCTACGCCGCTCGCGTACATTATGACTACGTTTAAAATGAAAGGAAAAATATATTTACAAATTATTATTCTAATTTCTTCAATGGCTCCACCATTCATTGGTGCGTATTCATGGATTTTACTTTTAGGAAGAAATGGTGTTGTAACGAATTTTATGAGCGATATTTTCCGGATTAATACTCCGGATATTTATGGTTTCACTGGGATTTTAGTTGTTCTAACATTGCAATTGACGCCCTTAGTTTATATGTTTTTAATGGGTGCTTTTAAAAGCATCGATAATTCACTATTAGAGGCAGCCCAAAGTATGGGGTATACTGGCATTAAAAAAATCATGAAAGTGGTAATGCCCTTGATTATACCAACATTACTAGCAGGAGCACTAATGGTTTTCATGAGAGCGTTAGCAGACTTTGGTACACCAATGTTAATTGGTGAAGGGTTCCAAACGTTACCCGTGCTAATTTTTAATGAGTTCATCAGTGAAATGGGTGGAAATGATGGATTTGCTGCCGCAATAAGTGTTATTGTAATCGTCATCGCATTAACAGTTTTCTTGATTCAAAAGTTCATTTCCAATAAACAATCCTTTTCAATGAGTAGTTTACACCCTATCAGGGAGAAACAAGAAAAAGGTTGGAGAAATATATTAGGACATTTATATGTATACGGGTTTCTAGCATTGGCCTTTTTACCGCAACTATATGTTGTCTATACAGCATTCTTGAAAACATCGGGACGTATTTTTGTTAAAGGTTATTCATTGGATAGCTTTAGAATGGCTTTTAGTCGTGTAGGCGATGCAATTTATAATACATTTATGCTTGGCTTAATCGCTATGGTTTTTGTTGTTATTATCGCAGTTCTTATCGGTTATGTCACGGTTAGAAAGAGAAATGCCGCTTCGAATGGATTGGATATTATATCGATGGTTCCTTATATTGTTCCAGGATCTGTAATGGGTATTGCATTGTTGCTTGCATTTAATAGCAAACCATTAATGTTAAGTGGTACAGCGGCAATTATGATTATCTCATTTGTCATACGGCGGCTACCTTACACGATTCGCTCAAGTGCCGCAATTGTTCACCAAATTAGCCCAAGTGTGGAAGAAGCGGCGGCAAGCTTGGGAGCATCAAAAATGAAAACGTTTATTAAAATTACATTGCCTATGATGTTGCCCGGCGTAATTTCAGGTGCGATTCTAAGTTGGGTGACGATAATAAGTGAGTTAAGTACCTCAATTATTTTATACACAGGTCGAACGAAAACGATGACTGTAGCTATTTATACGGAAGTTATTAGAGGCAACTACGGAATTGCAGCAGCATTATCGACGATATTAATGGTTATTACGGTTTTTTCATTACTTCTATTCTTTAAATTAACAGGGAAAAAAGAAGTTGCTATTTGA
- a CDS encoding ABC transporter ATP-binding protein has product MSVSINFNNVVKKYDDVTVIPGLSFDIKQGEFFTLLGPSGCGKTTLLRMVAGFNSIEGGEIAFGDKIINGIPPQHRNIGMVFQNYAIFPHLTVKKNVGFGLGNRKISKEEIEKRVSDILEVVQIKQFENRLPENLSGGQQQRVALARAIVIEPSVLLMDEPLSNLDAKLRVDMRNAIKEIQRKVGITTVYVTHDQEEAMAVSDRIAVMNLGVIQQIGSPQMIYQRPVNIFVASFIGRTNVLERDIKIENDKYILHLDKNYSFEVFNLTLPKANNTSRVKLSIRPEEFMIDKDNPEGIEAKVLDHVFLGLNNHYFVQLNNGEKVEVIQEAQIGETIEPGTMVRLRVKKEKINIFDFDSEINLIEGVTNGF; this is encoded by the coding sequence ATGAGTGTTTCAATTAATTTTAATAATGTAGTGAAAAAATACGATGATGTTACAGTCATTCCTGGGCTATCTTTTGACATCAAGCAGGGTGAATTTTTCACCTTGCTTGGCCCTTCTGGGTGTGGTAAAACAACTTTGTTAAGGATGGTTGCCGGATTTAATAGTATTGAAGGTGGAGAAATTGCTTTTGGTGATAAAATCATTAACGGTATCCCTCCACAACATCGAAATATTGGGATGGTTTTTCAAAACTACGCGATTTTCCCACATTTGACTGTTAAGAAAAATGTTGGTTTTGGACTTGGTAATCGAAAAATATCAAAAGAGGAAATTGAAAAAAGAGTTTCAGATATATTAGAGGTCGTCCAAATAAAACAATTTGAAAATCGTTTACCAGAAAACTTATCAGGTGGCCAGCAACAAAGGGTAGCCTTGGCACGTGCAATTGTAATTGAACCAAGCGTTCTACTAATGGATGAACCACTATCAAACTTAGATGCAAAATTACGGGTAGATATGCGTAATGCCATAAAAGAAATACAGCGAAAAGTAGGCATTACAACTGTATATGTGACACATGACCAGGAAGAGGCCATGGCTGTTTCTGACCGAATTGCGGTTATGAATTTAGGCGTAATCCAACAAATAGGATCGCCGCAAATGATTTATCAACGACCAGTAAATATCTTTGTCGCAAGTTTCATCGGGAGAACGAACGTTCTTGAAAGAGACATTAAGATTGAAAACGACAAATATATACTACACTTGGATAAAAATTATTCATTTGAGGTATTCAACCTAACATTACCAAAAGCGAATAACACATCCAGAGTTAAACTGTCCATTCGTCCAGAGGAATTTATGATTGATAAAGATAATCCAGAAGGTATTGAAGCAAAAGTGCTAGATCATGTATTTCTAGGCTTAAACAATCATTACTTTGTTCAATTAAATAACGGTGAAAAAGTAGAAGTGATCCAAGAAGCTCAAATTGGAGAAACGATTGAGCCCGGAACGATGGTAAGGCTTCGTGTTAAAAAAGAGAAGATCAATATATTTGATTTTGATAGTGAAATTAACCTTATAGAGGGTGTTACGAATGGTTTCTAA
- a CDS encoding ABC transporter substrate-binding protein, translated as MKKLISLVMVLSLTIFIVACGGKDSGSDDKLVIYSPNSEDIINTIIPMFEKETGIKVELISAGTGELIKRISSETDNPYADIMFGGSKAQALGYPELFEEYISKNDGDMLDGHKNETGFLTPTIADGSVILVNTDLIGDIKIEGYEDLLNPELKGKIAAADPASSSSAFAQLTNMLLAVGGDYTSDKGWDYVEKLIENLDGKVASGSGAVHKGVADGEYVVGLTYEDPSASYVRDGAPVKIVYPKEGTVFLDAGVEIVKGSKNLENAKKFVDFVISKEAQDAFGTKLTNRPLRKDVELGDHMTPLSDINIIEEDEEYVKDNRDEIIEKYIDVFTSVQ; from the coding sequence ATGAAGAAATTGATTAGTTTGGTAATGGTTCTAAGTTTAACAATATTCATAGTTGCTTGCGGAGGTAAAGACAGTGGAAGCGATGATAAGTTAGTTATATATTCTCCAAATAGTGAGGATATCATAAATACAATCATCCCTATGTTTGAGAAAGAGACTGGTATCAAGGTAGAGCTAATATCAGCTGGTACTGGAGAATTAATTAAACGAATTTCATCTGAAACAGACAACCCATATGCGGATATCATGTTCGGCGGGAGTAAGGCTCAGGCTTTAGGGTATCCAGAACTGTTTGAAGAGTATATATCGAAAAATGATGGTGACATGTTAGATGGTCATAAAAATGAAACTGGATTCTTAACGCCTACCATTGCAGATGGCAGTGTAATCTTGGTGAATACGGATCTGATTGGCGACATTAAAATAGAAGGATATGAAGATTTATTAAATCCGGAACTGAAAGGTAAAATTGCTGCAGCTGATCCAGCTAGCTCAAGCTCAGCATTTGCACAATTAACAAATATGTTATTGGCAGTTGGTGGAGACTACACATCTGATAAAGGTTGGGACTATGTAGAAAAATTGATTGAGAACTTAGATGGAAAAGTTGCGAGCGGTTCAGGAGCTGTTCATAAAGGTGTAGCGGATGGTGAATATGTTGTTGGTTTAACATATGAAGACCCATCAGCAAGCTATGTTAGGGACGGTGCTCCAGTTAAAATCGTCTATCCAAAAGAAGGAACTGTCTTTTTAGATGCAGGTGTGGAAATTGTAAAAGGCTCTAAAAATCTTGAAAATGCAAAGAAATTTGTTGATTTTGTAATTTCTAAAGAAGCACAAGATGCTTTTGGAACGAAATTGACAAATCGTCCATTACGAAAAGATGTTGAACTAGGCGATCATATGACTCCTCTTTCTGATATTAATATTATCGAAGAAGATGAAGAGTATGTTAAGGATAATCGTGATGAAATCATTGAAAAATACATTGATGTATTTACAAGTGTACAATAA
- a CDS encoding M20 family metallopeptidase, with the protein MKTKLMTMLENRKDVMIQIRRHLHENPELSFKEEKTAQYIADFYKGKDVDVQTNVGNGYGIIVTIKGDKPGKVIGLRADFDALPIHEETDVPFKSKNEGVMHACGHDGHTAYMLILADCLIQLKTSIAGTIKIIHQHAEEVPPGGAKSIVESGVLDDLDAVFGTHLFPMDPIGTVGYRSGYSMAGRAYFKLIIQGTGGHGSSPQNANDPIVAGAHFVTAVQTIVSRRLNPFEMGVVTIGSFDGKGTFNIIKDSIEIEGDIRYMNKNTEKRIEKELRRIIDGIGQEFGVKCELTYLTDYPPLYNDPDITVQVVSILNDAKDPEISNVTEYPMLSGSEDFSYYLEKIPGVFFYIGCKPKGVEKAYFNHHPKFDIDEDALLVSAKSVGHVVCGYLKME; encoded by the coding sequence TTGAAAACAAAGTTAATGACCATGCTTGAAAACCGTAAAGATGTGATGATTCAAATTCGTCGTCATTTACATGAAAATCCAGAACTGTCATTTAAAGAAGAAAAAACGGCACAATATATTGCAGATTTTTATAAAGGAAAAGATGTGGATGTCCAAACAAATGTTGGGAATGGCTATGGAATTATCGTGACGATTAAGGGGGACAAGCCTGGAAAAGTAATCGGCTTGCGCGCGGATTTCGATGCGCTGCCAATTCACGAAGAAACGGATGTCCCGTTCAAATCGAAAAATGAAGGCGTCATGCATGCCTGTGGACACGATGGCCATACCGCGTATATGTTAATCCTTGCAGACTGTCTGATACAACTTAAGACATCGATTGCCGGTACGATAAAAATTATTCACCAACATGCAGAAGAAGTGCCACCAGGCGGCGCGAAAAGCATCGTCGAGTCAGGGGTTCTTGATGATTTAGACGCTGTTTTTGGAACGCATTTATTCCCCATGGACCCTATCGGAACTGTTGGTTACCGAAGTGGCTATTCAATGGCGGGAAGAGCGTATTTCAAATTAATCATTCAAGGAACAGGCGGACATGGATCATCTCCACAGAACGCAAATGATCCAATCGTCGCTGGCGCTCATTTTGTGACCGCCGTCCAAACCATTGTCAGCCGCCGACTCAATCCCTTTGAAATGGGTGTAGTAACAATTGGTTCATTCGACGGAAAAGGCACCTTCAACATCATAAAAGACAGCATCGAAATCGAAGGTGATATCCGCTATATGAATAAAAATACTGAAAAACGCATCGAAAAGGAACTACGCCGTATCATTGACGGCATCGGGCAAGAGTTTGGTGTGAAATGCGAGTTGACGTACCTAACTGATTATCCGCCACTGTATAATGATCCCGATATCACAGTACAAGTCGTTTCGATTCTCAACGACGCAAAGGACCCGGAAATTTCCAATGTCACTGAATATCCGATGCTCTCAGGCTCAGAAGACTTTTCGTACTACTTGGAGAAAATACCGGGCGTATTCTTTTATATCGGTTGTAAACCAAAGGGTGTGGAAAAAGCCTATTTCAATCACCATCCGAAGTTTGATATTGATGAGGATGCCTTACTTGTTTCGGCGAAATCGGTGGGACATGTGGTTTGTGGGTATTTGAAAATGGAGTAA
- a CDS encoding NEAT domain-containing protein produces the protein MINEIHIGEGTHKIGVRTHKMTTIEPSAMADYLGETASIAIKDDKIQLTLTITDHKTITGFQVENQAGELIEATDKQVNVEANKREETFKLEHLKSPLNVQVQYVVEHAGRKIEGDEGLRLSFNEKDLA, from the coding sequence ATGATAAACGAGATACATATAGGTGAAGGAACCCATAAAATTGGTGTTCGCACACACAAAATGACGACAATTGAACCTTCTGCTATGGCAGATTACCTCGGTGAGACAGCTTCTATAGCAATTAAAGATGATAAGATTCAACTGACACTTACGATAACAGATCATAAAACAATCACAGGCTTTCAGGTAGAGAATCAAGCCGGTGAACTTATAGAAGCGACAGATAAACAAGTAAACGTAGAAGCAAATAAGCGGGAAGAAACGTTCAAACTTGAACATTTAAAATCACCCTTAAATGTTCAAGTACAATATGTGGTCGAACATGCTGGGAGGAAAATCGAAGGCGATGAAGGGCTAAGGCTTTCATTTAATGAAAAAGATTTAGCTTAA
- the dacB gene encoding D-alanyl-D-alanine carboxypeptidase/D-alanyl-D-alanine-endopeptidase, protein MLIGKKLKSLLLGFLIVVLAFSPIVGQNNFSTANASEEVTTNQLNESASLSEKLQEILSDKRLNGAIAGVSVRNEMGEELFEQYGDIRLHPASNMKLLTSAAALATLGEDYKFTTEILTDGRLAGKVLHGNVYMKGKGDPTLLKEDLDQLASELKAQGIHKIKGNLIGDDSWYDDVRLSMDLNWNDEPYYTGAQVSALTISPNEDYDSGTVIVEVSPSKKPGETAQVTLSPETDYVTIINKTKMVPAGQAKSISIEREHGSNNIVIQGTMPLNGTNSRSWVAVWEPTMYAIDVFKKSLEENGIKLIGNSKVEAGVTPPDAKILTSRKSIELKDLLIPFMKLSNNGLGETLTKEMGKVVHDKGSWKEGLQVIHQVTTDLGVKGDTILLRDGSGMSHKTLIPATEFTKMLNNAKEESWFSSFKKSLPIAGEPDRLVGGTLRTRMTQEPTKGNVTAKTGSITGVTSLSGYVSSKDGEKLVFSIMINNYLGSSLTSIEDAIATVLAKHEFDE, encoded by the coding sequence ATGTTAATCGGAAAAAAGTTGAAGAGCCTATTATTAGGATTTTTAATTGTGGTATTAGCCTTTTCACCAATAGTTGGACAAAACAACTTTTCCACGGCAAATGCATCTGAGGAAGTAACAACAAATCAACTCAATGAATCTGCATCATTGAGTGAAAAACTTCAGGAAATTTTAAGCGACAAGCGTTTGAATGGGGCAATTGCTGGCGTTAGTGTCAGAAATGAAATGGGTGAAGAATTATTTGAGCAGTACGGCGATATTCGCTTACATCCTGCATCGAATATGAAGTTGCTAACAAGTGCTGCGGCGCTGGCGACACTTGGGGAAGATTATAAATTTACGACCGAAATATTGACGGATGGAAGACTCGCAGGAAAAGTACTTCATGGTAATGTATACATGAAAGGGAAAGGAGATCCGACCTTATTAAAGGAAGATCTTGATCAACTTGCGAGTGAATTGAAGGCGCAAGGTATTCATAAAATTAAGGGGAATTTAATCGGTGATGATAGCTGGTACGATGATGTTCGCTTATCGATGGATTTAAACTGGAATGACGAGCCCTACTATACTGGCGCACAAGTTTCTGCGTTAACAATTTCTCCGAATGAGGACTATGATTCAGGTACTGTCATCGTGGAAGTAAGTCCTTCCAAAAAGCCTGGCGAAACTGCGCAAGTAACACTATCACCAGAAACAGATTATGTCACAATTATCAACAAAACAAAAATGGTCCCAGCAGGTCAAGCCAAGAGTATTTCAATAGAACGCGAACATGGATCAAATAACATCGTCATTCAAGGTACAATGCCATTAAACGGGACAAACTCAAGATCCTGGGTTGCGGTGTGGGAACCGACAATGTACGCAATAGATGTGTTTAAGAAATCACTTGAAGAGAATGGCATTAAGCTCATCGGCAATTCAAAAGTGGAAGCAGGGGTTACGCCACCAGATGCTAAAATACTCACTTCACGGAAGTCTATTGAACTAAAGGATCTTCTAATTCCATTTATGAAACTTAGTAATAATGGGCTTGGAGAAACGTTAACAAAAGAAATGGGGAAAGTTGTCCATGACAAAGGAAGTTGGAAAGAAGGCCTCCAAGTCATTCATCAAGTAACGACAGATTTGGGCGTAAAAGGCGATACAATCTTGCTTCGTGATGGCTCAGGGATGTCACATAAAACCTTGATTCCTGCCACAGAGTTTACTAAAATGCTAAATAATGCTAAGGAGGAAAGTTGGTTTTCTTCCTTCAAGAAATCCTTGCCAATAGCAGGAGAGCCTGACCGATTAGTCGGCGGGACATTACGAACCCGTATGACCCAAGAACCGACGAAAGGGAACGTAACTGCAAAAACTGGTTCGATAACAGGTGTTACTAGCCTATCAGGATACGTATCATCTAAAGACGGGGAGAAATTAGTTTTCTCAATCATGATTAACAATTACCTTGGCTCCTCGTTAACATCAATAGAAGATGCGATAGCTACAGTACTAGCCAAACACGAATTTGACGAATAA
- a CDS encoding aldehyde dehydrogenase family protein, giving the protein MNCYQVFDVATRFGGFKQSGIDRVLGSYALDNYTEIKSVYISLE; this is encoded by the coding sequence TTGAACTGTTATCAAGTGTTCGATGTCGCGACCCGATTCGGTGGATTTAAACAATCTGGGATTGATCGCGTATTGGGCTCATATGCACTAGATAACTACACAGAAATTAAAAGCGTCTATATTTCACTTGAATAA
- a CDS encoding uracil/xanthine transporter, with product MNRILSWSTTFASVQWFFFIFANIVVVPISIGFAFSLPPEQVATILRSALIVTGAACILQGLIGHRFPLMEGPSGVIWGLILNLCLSASSLGLSLHSIGGGIATGIILAGIVTILLAASNLISFVQKIFSPMVMSVYLLLLTFQLTFIFFNGMLEINVDGSLNWRITLFSFGLAIVVALMKIIGNKVIGDFSILIGMLGGWIVYALLFPIAKPVTDSGVAAFSLFPLGTPNLEYGIIAITFLGCMINLSNTVASIQAASKLMDVDVSRNRYRFSYLLTGIYSMIASLFGLVVFAPFASSIGFLESTQIFDRRPFLIGGGLVIVIGIIPTLGLMLATLPMAVGNAVLLVAYSQLLGTSLKSFNGYTFNSVTIYRIAAPVLIGVSIMTVDASLFTFLPAIILPLITNGFIMGFLISLIMETFINWEHVGTDRKVITDSTQ from the coding sequence ATGAATAGAATATTATCCTGGTCTACAACATTTGCTTCAGTCCAATGGTTCTTTTTTATTTTCGCGAATATTGTTGTCGTCCCTATTTCAATTGGTTTTGCTTTCAGTTTGCCGCCAGAACAAGTTGCCACTATTTTACGTAGCGCACTTATCGTGACTGGCGCGGCTTGTATCTTGCAAGGGCTAATTGGACATCGATTCCCTTTGATGGAAGGTCCTTCAGGGGTAATTTGGGGCCTAATTCTTAACTTGTGTTTATCGGCATCCTCACTTGGCTTAAGTTTACATAGCATTGGTGGAGGAATTGCAACTGGCATAATACTTGCTGGTATTGTAACAATCCTTTTAGCAGCATCTAATTTAATTTCATTCGTTCAAAAAATATTTAGCCCAATGGTTATGAGCGTCTATTTATTACTTTTAACTTTTCAACTTACATTCATTTTTTTCAATGGGATGTTGGAGATTAATGTAGACGGTTCATTGAATTGGCGTATCACATTATTTTCTTTTGGACTTGCAATTGTAGTTGCGCTAATGAAGATAATAGGAAATAAAGTAATTGGCGATTTTTCAATTTTAATTGGCATGTTGGGTGGTTGGATTGTTTATGCGTTGCTATTTCCAATCGCTAAGCCTGTCACAGATAGTGGGGTCGCTGCATTTTCTCTATTTCCATTAGGTACGCCGAATTTGGAATACGGCATAATTGCTATCACCTTTTTAGGTTGTATGATTAATTTAAGTAATACGGTGGCATCCATTCAGGCTGCATCTAAATTAATGGATGTGGATGTTTCTAGGAACCGATATCGATTCTCGTATTTGTTGACTGGAATCTATTCCATGATTGCATCCTTGTTCGGTCTCGTTGTCTTTGCGCCGTTTGCTTCGTCTATAGGTTTTTTGGAAAGTACACAGATTTTTGATCGCAGACCTTTTTTAATTGGTGGCGGACTTGTTATAGTCATCGGAATAATACCCACTTTAGGTCTAATGCTCGCTACGCTTCCTATGGCTGTAGGTAACGCTGTATTATTAGTGGCTTATTCCCAATTGTTGGGGACTTCCTTAAAAAGTTTTAATGGCTATACATTTAATTCAGTTACGATTTATCGGATTGCAGCCCCTGTACTAATAGGCGTAAGTATAATGACGGTCGATGCTAGTTTATTCACCTTTTTGCCCGCAATTATCCTCCCTTTAATAACAAATGGTTTCATCATGGGATTTTTGATCTCACTAATAATGGAGACTTTTATCAATTGGGAGCACGTGGGGACTGATCGGAAAGTTATAACTGATAGTACACAGTGA